Below is a genomic region from Drosophila kikkawai strain 14028-0561.14 chromosome X, DkikHiC1v2, whole genome shotgun sequence.
CAAATTTGTGGGCCAAACAGTGCCACCTCCTCCGCCAGAAGCCAAAATTGtttaaagagagagagagggaaatgaaaacgaaagaGAGGGAAAGAGAAGCCTAGCGTCTCGCAAGGAGCAGGTTCATAGGGTATTCCAAAACCACCTGCTTAAATTGTTGATTatgtacacacacacccctcttaaattttttttagattatttactattttgtttaatttttttatttgataaatCTCTGCTCCCTTATGTATTTATTCTAAGTTTCTAAAATTGTACATAAAATTAccttttaattcatttttttacacatttacactCTCCTACAAAATATTACTTTTGTATGAATACTCAGCCGTAGCAGCTCTCCATATCATGTTAGCAATATatatacgtacatacatatatatatttaattttaaattttgagaaaaatcgaaaaccgAAAACCTTACCCTAGACATTAGTTTATGTACATACGATTTAAGCCAGCCTAACGACTTGTTTTTGTCCAGCAGCACtcttatctatatatatatatctcgtCTATATATACCCCACATCCTCTGCGATTCTCGAGCAGGCTAAACACAAAACGGAAGACGGAGAAAAGCATTTTGAAAGCGATCAATCGCTGTAGTTGGACGTGTAGAGTAGTGCAGTGCCCTAGTAGTCTGTAgttaaaacacacacacacgctcgaTCTTGAACACACGCTTGATCCTGCACACACACGCTTGATCCTGCACTCCACACCGATATCGATCCACGGATCACAGCCAGGCGTTGGAGTGGAAGGAGGCCAGCGATGGAACCACCCGGTAAACACACAAAGTATAGCCTTAGGAGAATGcctaaaaagcaaacaaagcaaaaaacaaaaaaaaacccattaaGTGTGTGTTGAAAGAgcaatgttttttaaatttaaataaaagtcaactttttgaaaataaactaaaGATGTCTTTTGAATTTATGGGTTGGAAATTATACTGTTATTTAGCTGGgaaataacttttaaaaacggaaatacatataaacatttttttgaatttttttgtaggaaatatttaaggaattatagtgaaactttgcagataattaaaaaagaaatcggaaataataatacaaatattttataaaccatattttacaaaatggcggacctTTGGAATAACTATGCCGCAGCACATtctaaagtttttaataaattatttattttttttatatttttaatcattctaaaattttttaaatttaaaaaatgtttatataataattttagggaaaatcaaaatttaaaaaatgtataactaagcaaaaatgaattaattaattaaactaattattaatttaatttaattaatttcaattgggaaaactgttttgggttagtttttataaagttaataaatctgcatcttcatttaaaatttaaaaaaatttaatttttataaaattttgaaatactttaaacttaaaatttcgataaattgataattttaaagaaaaagttaatttaaatttagaaaaaaattttacatttttttttcgaaatgttaagtttaaaaataatataacttcgccaaaaaatcgataattttaaatcggaaaacagttttatgttagtttttattagattaacaaatctgcataccgaaataattattaaaaattttttttatttttttcaatttttgaaaaatttaatgatgtaaccccttatcaaatttcgaaaaaatttgtacaaatttttttttctagggACATGGCTGAAACGATTTGGCTGGTGaggctgatcaagaatatatatggtttatagggtcggaaatgaatTCTTCCgactgaaatttaaattttaaaaattaaaaaaaatgttaatattattttgtatgaCACTTTTCAAGAAAAGTAAAACTTGAAAGAAAATATCAAAGCTCGACGAAAAaggaattaattttaatttttttgttttgtttatgttttataaatttacaaactaatttaaatatttttaagaacttttttttaacaaattaaaatttttagattttttactaGCTTCTAACTGAAATTGTAGTAACCTTAAAggggtattaaaatttaaatatttatccataatttaatataatttaaaaaaaaaaattaatataatttttcaaaaccCAAAATCAAGACTACTTGACTTTTAAAAACtggtatttaatatatgtaccTCTCGCTCTCTTGCAACGAAAACTTTTCTGTTAATTTACAaatactaaatatttattatgattTGTGCCTTGATGGAAAATTCGTCGTTGGAAATCCGTAAAAATCACAATGTATGTACAAAAGGCTAAATTATTTGgcaagtggatatatgcacatatatttTGTGCTTTACAGGCTGTAGTAGAACTCGCGGGCGTCCAGATACAGGGCTATGCCCACCCAGACTAGGGTGTTCCAGGTGGCCTCCAGCAGGAGCATAAAGTGCGTGTTCATCGGTCCGATTCGCCAGTGCCAAGGGAGCATTTTGTGCATCACCGAATGGCCGACATACATCACAATGGCATTCATGCCGCATTCGGTAAAGGGATAACCCGACCAGCTCCACCTCTCCCTGACGTCTATAAAGTAATAGAGCAGCGAGAGGATCACCAGGGCCAGGCTGGCGGTGACGCAGACAAAGGACAGCGACCAGAGATTCTTGTTCACCGGTATGGCGCCGCCCTCACGTGAGAAACCGCACAGAGCGCCGCCGATGAGGCCCAGCAGGATGGCCAGGACCAGCCAGCGACGAATGCGTGACTGCCAGGTGGAATGCACCAGCAGTGTCAGGCCGGCAAAGCCACCCAGCAGCACCTGCACCACGCTCAGGATGCAGCCTGTCAAGGAAAGAGATTAAATTTCGAAAAAGTCTTTCCCTAAAACTCCAGAAAACTCACCGAAAATACCCTCCGGATCGAAGGCCGTGGAGTCGTAGACATACTTGGCCGTCGGATGCTGATAGATGTGCGCCTGTCCCAGCACCTGGAGATCCACATAGCCCGCAGCTCCTCCAATGCACTGGGGATTTGCATTGTAATCGTGCTTGCCGCCGGGTCCCAGATATCCCCGCGGACAGCCAGGCACGCGTAGGCCAAAGGTCAGCCCCAAATAAGTGGCCACTAGGGCCAGCAGCACGGCCAGCTCACCGCTAAACAGGCAGACATCATGCACGGCCCGTTGCCAGGAGCTTTGCGGACTTATAGGCTCCCGGCGGCTGCACAGCGTGTGCAAGATGCCAACGACCAGGAATGCCACGCCAAAGCGTTGCAGTACGCCCATGAGACGCAGTTGCTCCAGATTCGTGCCACTCATCGAGTTGAGGCAGATGCCAATGGCAAAAAGCTTGATTGAGCGCCACAAGATGCGCAGGCAAATCCTGGACTTGCTGCTGCCGCGCGAGAGCTGAGACTTTACGGAAAGCGGAATGCAGACGCCCATGATCCAGAGGAAGGACGGAAAGACCAGGTCGGCCAGGTGAAGGCCATTCCAGGCAGCATGCTCGATCCAGGtgtagccgccgccgccgctatTCACAAAGATCATCAGGACAATGGAAAGGCTGTGCGAGAAAAGAAAGTAGAAGTATTTTAAACAAGTCTAAAAGAAGTCTAAAGACCAGGCTTACCCCCGAAAGGTGTCCAGGCTGCGCAGGCGCTTCCTTTGCGTTGCCttggcagcagctgctccaaTGCTGTCGGCGGCAGCGTCGGCCTCATCGTAGCGATAACACCGCCAGGCGCAGCTAGCCAGCTTCAGCAAGATTAGCAAAGCGGCAACCAGAACGAAGACGGCCAGGAATGCTGCGGGGGGGATAAGTGATAAGAACGTATCTGGAGTGGCCAGCAATTGGAGCTCTCACCGTAATTGATGGGCACTCCCGGTTTGTCCACGGCAAAGGCGCAGGTACCATTGGCATCCAGGGTCAAGTTGTAGACTCCAAACTCCTGCAGGTCAGTGCGACGCAGCCAGCAAAGCGAGGAGCTGCCAAAGTAACCATAATCATAACCAGAACGAGAACGCAGAACGGAGAAATCGATTAAACTTGAGAGGAACTTGTATAATTGCCTAGTTAAGCTGTTTTCGCTTAAACTAGTTGGCATACAGTGGGTATTGCCTAAGTGTGACACGCAATGTAAGAGTTTAATAGAGAGGAAACTAAGTAATCGATCTTGGGAAACTTCAATTAATACAagctaattttaattaaaatatgtatatatcaaCAGGTGTTTAGCTTAATCGAATGGCCACTGTGCCAAGCACAGTGGTGTCTACCTACACATTGTCGTAGGCATAGTGACCCTGATCGTGTtcgaatattttgaaatttagcGCATATGCAGAGCTCAAACGTAACGGTTCGTCGTCGTCTGCGGGCAGAGCTTTCACTTTGGTGTATGGGCACTGCAAACGAAACGGAATTTAATACAGAAAATGACATAAAATCGAATTAAAGCTAATTGGAGTGAAATTGAAAGCGAAACCGATTGCGCATCGCATCACGCCTGTAACAATTGATTACCGTATAGCACTCGTCGGACAGTGTGTACAGGTATGTGCGCTCCGGGAAGTGCGACGCCAAGTACAGGTAGGCCTCGTCCACGGACAGGGCTCGCATATCTAGATTCCGCCACTGCGGCTCTGTGTATTCCACGAATAgcgacatttttttaaattacatttgcacaaaaacaaaaaaacataaaacaaatgcAACTGCAAACTTGCAATAACTTGCATTAACTTGCACtctttacacacacacacaacgctCGGGGGGAAAACTCTATgcccgcacacacacgcacacggcGAGCGACTAACTAAGCTGAATTCGCCATCGACATTATGGTTAGCACAAGCTCGGAGCTctaaataacaaaacaatttcGAGTGcgcaataaaaacacaaaatcgCAAGTGgcactaacaacaacaaaaaaacactaaaagcaacagcagcaacaacaaataacaaacCGATGGGGGCGCGGCCAGTGTTGCAAAATGAGCAAAGCAGGGCAAGGGCTGCCAGACTGTTGGCATTACAATTagttttttaagtaatttattatttaaataaaatatttaaattttaaaaacgtATAAACCCTTGctttatattgtatttaattaattttgttattatttaattaatcttaATTTTAGGGGGCGTTTCACCACTTGCCTCGGTCTGGCAACGCCGTCAGCTGATtcgctgccaaaaaaaaagaaaagaaaagaaattgttGCTTTTCTCTGATGTCGTCGTCCCAGGAATCCTAAGAACTCCACATCCCGGAACCGCATCCACATCCGCTTCACACCAGGACCAAGGATGACCGGCAGGCAGGAGAGCCGCCGCCTGTGCGCCGTCACCTTCTTTGCCAAACTGCATCCGGGTGACGTCTGCGGCAGCAATGGCCTGCCCCTCACGCCCAACTCCATTGCAATCCTGGGCCGGGCCCAGAAGCTCAAGGAGCTGCAGGACGAGCATTTGTGTCAGTATCTGGATGTGATACGGGGCAAGCATGGTCGGTTTTTGGCAGGAGAGATCACCCAAGGAATCGCCTTTAAATCACCTGAAATCACTTCTTTTCCAGAACGCACCATTGTGGTCTCCGAGTATCTGGGTCTCTCGCTCGAGGACTATGCCAAGCGCAATCCACCCCTGTCGCTGGCCCAGATCCTGCGGATCTTTTACCAGGTGGCCTGCGGTATAAACGTGCTCAGTCAACATCATCTGGTGGCCCACAATCTAGAGCCCAAGCATGTTCTCATCTCCGACGATGGCCGGCGCATCAAGCTCTTCAACTATGGGCTGCATCACATGACCAAGGGCGGCTGCTATGTACCCTTTCCCATTGGCAATATACGGTATATGTCACCGGAGCGGCTCCTCGGTCTCAATGGGAATGTCAAGAGCGATGTGTGGGCTCTGGCCATGCTGGTGGTGGAACTAGTGCTCCAAATTGAACTCTGGCCCAAACTGAAACTCTCGAATGTGATTCGAAAGATCTTAGCCTTTGGCCGGAGCAATGGGGTGCTGGAGAAGATTGCCCGAGAGCATCAGTGCTATGAACGTTATGTTTCCATGGACAAGGATCTGCGGCAGTTGCTGGAAAGCTGCCTGCAGGTGCTGCCCAAGAAGAGACCGCTGCCACAGGAGCTGCTAAAGCAGCCCATCTTTGAGAGCGTTTTGGCAGAGTTGAAGAAGGAAAGGGATCAGGAGATCCAGGAGAACCAGGAGCATGTGCCTCTCCTGCTGCGCTGCCCCTTGTCCCAAATCTATCATTTGTGGCAGCTGGCCGGCGGTGATGTCCAGGCGGAGCTCAAAAAGGAGGGCCTTATACGCAGCGAGGCTCCTATCTTGGGTCTGCCCCAGATCGTGCGTTTGAGTGGGGCTAGCGTGTGTCCGGGTCGCAGCCAGGCCCAACTCATGGACGATCGTGTGGTGCCGCTGAGGCTGAAGGCTTTGCTCCAGCGACTAAGTCGCCTGCCGGCTGATGTCTACTTTCCGCTGCTCCATTCCCCACGATTTCCTGCCCACTTTGCCCGCGAGCTGCAGGCCTTGCCGTTGGTGATCCGGGAGAAGGACATTGAGTATCAGTTTCAAAGGGTTCGCCTTTTCACACGCCTCCTGCAGGGTTATCCTCACACGGCGGAGCAGCTGCGTCGCGAGGCTTCCGTGGATGTTCCCCCACTGCTGCGTGGCCCCATTTGGGCTGCTCTGCTGGATGTGGTGCCCAATGGTAGTTATTGCAAAATAGACAAATTCACGGCCACCAGCACTGATCGCCAGATCGAGGTGGATATACCGCGTTGCCATCAGTATGATGAGCTGCTGTCCTCGCCGGATGGGCATCGCAAGCTGCGACGGCTGCTCAAGGCCTGGGTCACCGCCCATCCGCAGTATGTGTACTGGCAGGGATTGGACTCGCTGACGGCGCCGTTTCTCTATCTCAACTTTAACCATGAGGGTGAGTTGAAGCCTAATCCTTTGAAGAATCCTTTAAGTAATCCTAAACCTCCCTTAGAGTTGGCCTTTCTTAGCCTTTTCAAGTTTATACCCAAGTATCTGCAGTGGTTCTTTCTCAAGGACAATTCGGCGGTGATCAAGGAGTATCTAAGCAAGTTCTCCCAGCTGACGGCCTTCCATGAGCCTCTTCTGGCCCAGCACTTGGCCAGCATTAGCTTTATACCAGAGCTCTTTGCCATACCCTGGTTTCTGACCATGTTCTCGCGTGAGTTTTAGCTTTTCTTTTCATAATTTTAGTGGGTTTATAGCTTTGGCTTTTAGATGTTTTTCCCCTGCACAAGATTTTGCATTTGTGGGACAAACTCATGCTGGGCGACAGTTCGTATCCTTTGTTCATTGGCATTGCCATTCTCCGCCAGCTGCGCAGCACTTTGCTCTCCTCGGGCTTCAACGAGTGCATATTGCTCTTTTCCGATCTGCCAGACATTGTGATGGAGGGCTGTGTCTTGGAGTCCCAGAAGATGTACGAGGTGACACCCAAAAGCATAACGCATCGTCAGCATGCCCTgcatcaacagcagcctcACTCGCTGGTGCGGTTTTTCTCtcccttaaaaattttaacaaataagAAAAGAGCTTAAATTTCCTCCCAGGACATTGGCGTAACGGAGGTGGAACTGAAGCATTTGCAGCTGGAGCAGTGTCCTCGTATTAGCGCCAAGGATGTGCAGGCTTTGCTTCTGTATTCCCCCTCAGAGCTGGCTCTTGTGGATCTACGCAGCGTGGTGGAGTATGGACGTGTTTATGTCCCACACAGCATCAATATACCCTTTGCCACCGTTCAGCTGGGTGACCAGCGGCTGGAGGCTTTGCCAGTGGCCAATGTGGAGACGCAGCTACGCGGAAGGATTGTGGTCTGCGTGAGCAATATACATCAGCATTCCGTGGAGGTGATTGAAACTCATTCTTTAGTGaactttatattaattttcccCTTTGATTCACAGTTTTCGCACTTTCTGGTGGCCTGCGGCATCCAGCGCACCTGCATCCTGCACAAGGGATTCAATGTCCTGCACTCCATTGAGCCAAATATACTCATCTCGAATTGAGGGTCTCCTCGTTGCTTCTGCTTCGTGTTTTTTTAGCCTAAGCTCAATGTGTACATTTCTTATCTTTTATATtatctttatatataatatatatataaaatatatacatttgcagaatatatatagaggATTCTTCACGGGGGGTTTCCCTTTAATATAAACtagttttcttgtttttctctcGACATTTTCCTTATGTCTTGATTCTTTTTCTCATaatggttttattaaaaaaaaaaaaataaaaacacttaaGCTAGAATTGCTtaacataaatacatatatatataccgaATTTAATAGCAATTTTTATGTGTATTActttatgttttaatatttacttgtAATTGTaggttgtttttcttttgaaattttttgcttttacattaaaaaattatttagatTCGATTCAAGTTACTCTTCTAAGCATGTATATGCATGTCTATGCATGtttatataagtatatataaagatGGGTAACGGGGAAGAGTACATAAAACTGAAATATTGCTGGTCCAAACTGAACCAGCAGCTTGCTCACTCAATAATAttcattcatttcattttaatgcATGCTAGGCAATTTTGTAcacaaaaaatagaaagaaaatacaagttttaaaaaaaaagaaacttcaATTATAGAGAAATCTTGGAATATTTTGTGTGGGACTGCAGTGTGTGATGCTACTTTGGCTATGGCTTTAGGGCTAATCAGGATtgtgtttttatgttttttttttttttttttaatttttctttaagctTAGAGAGACCTTCTTTCCTTTGCTCCTTTCCTTCACTTTCCTTTCTTTCTAACCTACTCTACTTAGTGGGTATGAAGCGCGCCTTGACTGCCTGACCCATTGGCAAATGcagatgctgttgctgctgttgttgttgttgctgctgctgctgctgctgctgctgcatgtgCTGGTTAATCTGCTGCTGAATGGACAGGCCGCTGGCACTGCTGATATGCTGGCTGTGTAGCGGCTCATTGATCTCAATTTTGATGGCCGTGGCGGCCAAAGCCGCCTTGTTCTTGTTCTTCGGCGGGCGTCCTCCTAAAGAATAAagcaaatttaataaatgaaaaggaaaattgCTTACAAACTTACGCTGCCCCGTCGTATGCTGCAGCGATAACGGCTGTCCAATCATTGccagcggctgctgctgccccgaCTGCATATGTCCCGTCTTTTTGGAACGCTTCGGCGGCGGCAGTTCATGATGCGAATGGCTGGTTAACAGATGCTTGGACAGATGCTGGCGTACGGCAAAGGATTCGGCACAATTGGCCACCGGGCAGGAGAGATAACGGCCCTCGACATGCCGCTGCACATGCTTCTTGAGCAGCGATTCCTGATTGAAGCTGCTCGGGCAAATGTCGCACTTGAACTTGAACTCATCGTGCATCTTGAGGTGCTGATCCAGATGCGCCTGCTGCAGGAACTTCTCATCGCATTTGCCGCACTCGTACGGAAAGGCCAAACCGTGCGTCTTCATGTGCGTATGCAGCTGTGATTGCAGCTTAAAGTTCTTCTCCGGACAGCGGGGACAGTAGTAGCCGGTGACACCGGCATGCGCCTGCAAATGCTGATTGAGTGAGGTCACCtgtgtgaactttttgttgcAAACATTGCAGCAATATTGCTGCACCTTGTGGTGCGACTTCATGTGATTGTTTAGATTCGTCACCTGTAAAAGATTAGGTTTTGGGCTTTGGGTTTAAAGGAGATGAGGAAGCTATCTCCTCACCTGGGCGAAACTGCGACCACACTCGGGTTCATTGCAGACAAACGGACGCTCGCCGGTGTGCAGGCGCCGATGATTGTTCAGGTTGGTGATCTGGGTGAAGGTCTTGCCGCAGTCCACGCACTGGTACGGACGATCGTTTGTGTGGATGCGCTCGTGGTTCCGCAGATTGGCCGCCTGCGTGAAGCCTGGGAACAACACGGAGAGAGGGAGAAGAAGTCTTTATTATATCCGAAAGATACATGTGTATCTGAAAGATACATGTTTATCCGAAGGATAACCCACCTTTGTGGCAGTAGGTGCACACAAACTTACGCTCCGCGGAGTGATTCCGTATGTGCGTCATGAGCGAGGATTTGCGCGAGAAAGTCTTGTTGCATAGTGGGCAGGAGCCCTCCTCGTTGAATATCAGATCCACCTGCAAAGAGAGTAGAAGAAGGAGCATTAGTAGAGGTGTAGAGAAGGGATGGGTAAGACTTTCAACAGGGAAAAAACGGACAGAAAGCTGAAAcatagatttattttatttatatttcctttgtttattatatttatttaatttatttaatatttttaatttattgaatttaattaattttttaaatttttttcatttatttaattttttaaattttttaaatttattgaatttatattatttaatttaattaatttatttcatatatttaatttacttaattaattaaatttactcaatttatttttacttattttattttttttattttaatttatttcttatatttaatttatatttttctatttatttatttatttttatttcaaatattaatttttttaataaagaaacaTGAATGGGGTCTAATATTAAATGTCGAGTCCACAAAAAActctgtttttttattattattatttaaaaattaagcagGAATTACTAGTATTATCTTCTCAATAAAAATAAGCTTTCTTCTCTTTTAATTCAAGAAATCCAAGGGAATTTTTGACATTAGATTTTTGAACCTCACAGAAATACTCCCACAGTTTACAATGACTTAAAACCGGATACTCCTTCAAGCTTTATTTATCCCAATTCTATATGGAAGATTCTCTGAAGAAAGAGCGGAAAATAGCCAAACTAAGAATCCCGGGGTGCACTACTCACGCTCAACAATCTGGCGGCCAAGAGAACGGATTGCAAATTCCCGTGCGAATTCAGTTTGTTTATTGCGCGTATGCCGCCCCGTCTTTACCGaattaaatactaaatatttttaaaatatttcaaattattattatgatttttttcgCTTGCTTTTTTTGCGTGCCACGCACACCAACACACCGAAAGAGTCAGcggaaaatgaattttttcCGCTTTACACAGCGCACAAAAAGCGCTGCTCTGCGCAACGCCAGCTACGACGTTGACGTCGACGTAGCCCGAGCAGAGCAGATATTAATGGAAAAAgaagaacaaaatatatacgtatatatgtatttatatatatatatatatatataaaatataaaggaaaacaagaaagtGAGCAGCAACAATAGCAGCTAGTCGAATGTCAAATACCCTACTTTTAAATTGAAACTTAAAAgctttttcaaataatataaataagtacatataataaaaaaaataaataaataataaaaaaatatacaaaatacgctataaattataactttatataagatttataatttattttaaataaagtaatataGCTACTATTTTCGgcttatttttgtatattattgaaaaactgaatataattatattttaataatatatttaacaccttaaattaataattgaaatatttaaataaaaataaagttctAAGCTATGTTTAGAACTAGATATTATAGGGCATTCTCCCTAGTCGACCTGCTTcgttcttaattttatttatttgtcttctttttctttttgttttttttttaattttttttttttttttttgcagttctCTGTTGCATGAtggaaaaagaagaagaaaggcAACAAGAACATGCAAAGAAACGGGCGAAATAAGAAGTGagtgaagaagaagaagcagaagaagaagaggcTATGAATGTGCAGGCAAACGTATGTAAGCCGCtgtgtatttatgtatattcttGCTTTGTGAGTGTGGGAGTTgtgagaaaaggaaaaaaaaacagcacaacaataataaacaagtgCAGCAAAAGtagaaagaaaaagaaaagaagaaggaGAAGCCAAAGGAGCAAGAGTGCCCTCTCCCCTCCACAGAGCCACTACCAGAGGGGTGTGCATTACAGTGGGCGGGAGGGAGATAGCACCCCTAGAAATCTAATCAGAATAAAAAGGGGGAAAGGTTAGATCCAGGATTTGTTGTGatatatgtaatttttaaatacatataattttagtaattaaattaatttacaaatgttaacaaatattttcaacaatttagaaattatttggtaatacgaaattaatatatacaaaaaatgtagGAACTTGTTGCATTAggataatataaaaaataaacagaaaaatatatcttttttaaatttaatattttctgtattaGAGCTTTTTATGTccacgtatgtatgtatgtatattagtAACTaccttttgtttaaattaggTCATTGCGCTGTCATTTGAATAAATGCCAATTAGctttttatacatatgtacatatattgtatgtatgtacatacctAATGCATTTATAAAGTAATTACAGTTTGGCCTATTTTAACCCAACCCCCCCTGATGTTATCAAggatttaagaaatattataatcACCTGACCCCCCTCATCTACCTGTTCCCCTGCATATCCAACACTGTCTACAGGGAAGACGAAAGGGACTGAAACTGAAACGGGATTGGAAACTTACATCTTCGGAATCGTCCTGCGATTGTAGATTCTCGGAAGAACTCGATGATTgcatttgctgctgttgctgctgctgctgcgcctgctgATGCTGCAATTGCAGcacggcagcagcggcggcggcgttggCGGCATTACCGCCGCCACCGTTCGTCAGCTGGGTGACGGCGTCGCTGTCGCTGGAGGATGCCGTTGACGTCGaggatgcagcagcagcggctgctgctgcagcggcagcagctgcggCAGCCGAGGCGGCAACAGCGGCCGCTGCGGGCGTtgacgtcgctgccgctgccgccgcagcCGATTGATGGAAGTTGGAATTATTTGTCAACTGTTCCGAGCAGCGGACGCACGTGGGTATGCTGTAGCCGGGCACCTGGAAGAGCTGCaagagagaaagaaatgaTCAAATCACAGGCAACAATTAGTTGGAAAGTCTGGTTGGATAGTTGGATGGACAGAAATGCAGAATGTAATAACAATaatgctttttatttattgtgtcAGCCCAACCTTATTCACCCATCATCTACCCCCCTCTCCCCGCACTCCTGTCTCTCGAACTAGAAATAACAACCGAGAagataaacacacacacgcatgcacaaaaaatataaaaaaaagaacagagaaaagaaaataacaacaacataCATTCATAgcaagttgttgttgttttcatttcgtgttattttttttttctcttcgtACAGCGTTTTGTTATTctttcgctttttgttttgttttgccgcCGCACTGCCAGCGCTCACAGCAGAGGCGTCCGCCAAAGGGGACGGTCGATATttgaggaattcagaaatcaaaacagaattattttatttaaaggaaaACTTTAGAAATTAAAAGGCACTATTTAATTGTATCAACTCCTTTGTCTTTTGAGTGCAACCCCTTTAAAACGA
It encodes:
- the LOC108076054 gene encoding zinc finger protein 391 isoform X1, with the translated sequence MDTICRLCFQTATLFQVPGYSIPTCVRCSEQLTNNSNFHQSAAAAAAATSTPAAAAVAASAAAAAAAAAAAAAAASSTSTASSSDSDAVTQLTNGGGGNAANAAAAAAVLQLQHQQAQQQQQQQQMQSSSSSENLQSQDDSEDVDLIFNEEGSCPLCNKTFSRKSSLMTHIRNHSAERKFVCTYCHKGFTQAANLRNHERIHTNDRPYQCVDCGKTFTQITNLNNHRRLHTGERPFVCNEPECGRSFAQVTNLNNHMKSHHKVQQYCCNVCNKKFTQVTSLNQHLQAHAGVTGYYCPRCPEKNFKLQSQLHTHMKTHGLAFPYECGKCDEKFLQQAHLDQHLKMHDEFKFKCDICPSSFNQESLLKKHVQRHVEGRYLSCPVANCAESFAVRQHLSKHLLTSHSHHELPPPKRSKKTGHMQSGQQQPLAMIGQPLSLQHTTGQRGRPPKNKNKAALAATAIKIEINEPLHSQHISSASGLSIQQQINQHMQQQQQQQQQQQQQQQQHLHLPMGQAVKARFIPTK
- the LOC108076054 gene encoding zinc finger protein 567 isoform X2 encodes the protein MTHIRNHSAERKFVCTYCHKGFTQAANLRNHERIHTNDRPYQCVDCGKTFTQITNLNNHRRLHTGERPFVCNEPECGRSFAQVTNLNNHMKSHHKVQQYCCNVCNKKFTQVTSLNQHLQAHAGVTGYYCPRCPEKNFKLQSQLHTHMKTHGLAFPYECGKCDEKFLQQAHLDQHLKMHDEFKFKCDICPSSFNQESLLKKHVQRHVEGRYLSCPVANCAESFAVRQHLSKHLLTSHSHHELPPPKRSKKTGHMQSGQQQPLAMIGQPLSLQHTTGQRGRPPKNKNKAALAATAIKIEINEPLHSQHISSASGLSIQQQINQHMQQQQQQQQQQQQQQQQHLHLPMGQAVKARFIPTK